The Marinobacter sp. ANT_B65 genome has a segment encoding these proteins:
- a CDS encoding FadR/GntR family transcriptional regulator — MLKRIQKGSLVETAIESLRHAIETEQWSVGDKLPIESELSDALGVSRNTVREAVRVLAHVGMLETRQGDGTYVRAMRDAGETLKRIARTQLTDQLEVRIMLETEAAKLAAQRRTEQDLRHMTLALDARGKADADLAARIHHDEAFHHALVAASHNSALAELYDYFSHAITQTIERTEQDADLPEPSQEDHELLLAAVRRQDSVKAEKLARELLAPSLKALRKRGS, encoded by the coding sequence ATGCTCAAAAGAATCCAGAAAGGCTCGCTGGTAGAAACTGCAATAGAAAGCCTGAGGCACGCCATAGAAACAGAGCAATGGTCGGTGGGCGACAAACTACCCATTGAATCGGAGCTCTCCGATGCCCTCGGCGTGAGCAGGAACACTGTACGAGAAGCGGTGCGAGTGCTGGCCCATGTTGGAATGCTGGAAACCCGACAGGGAGACGGCACTTATGTAAGAGCAATGCGCGACGCAGGAGAAACTCTAAAACGCATCGCCCGGACCCAGCTCACAGATCAGCTGGAAGTCCGGATCATGCTTGAAACGGAAGCCGCAAAGCTGGCAGCGCAACGACGCACTGAACAGGATCTCCGCCATATGACTCTGGCCCTGGATGCAAGAGGCAAAGCCGATGCCGACCTTGCAGCCCGCATTCATCACGACGAAGCATTTCACCATGCACTTGTGGCTGCATCCCACAATTCTGCACTGGCGGAGCTTTACGATTATTTTTCCCACGCCATCACACAGACGATTGAGCGAACCGAACAGGATGCGGACTTGCCGGAGCCATCGCAGGAAGATCATGAACTCCTTTTGGCCGCTGTCCGTCGTCAGGATTCGGTGAAGGCTGAAAAGCTTGCCCGTGAACTCCTCGCACCCAGCCTCAAGGCCCTTCGGAAGAGAGGCTCCTGA
- a CDS encoding bile acid:sodium symporter family protein: MKFRPDTFTVLLIGAIVLASFLPATGSAGSLLASAGTIAVALLFFFHGAALSREQIVAGASHWRLHILITTLTFVFFPLAVLPINGMSSFAPTWMPADLGLGFLYLGVLPSAVSSSIAYTAMARGNVPAAICSAAASNVFGMMLTPFLLLLLVSSAGSGDFAVGEALKDIVLQLLLPFAVGHAMRPVLGGYLARNESLMARYDKCVIWLIVYSAFSHSVESGLWQNLPVKAVILTILICIGLLALFMFFARFLVRRFGFSLEDEAAVVFCGSKKSLASGLPMAKVLFSGHPGFGMIVLPIMCYNQVQVILGAILAQKYRDKIAESKSRQTETE; the protein is encoded by the coding sequence ATGAAGTTCAGACCAGATACGTTTACCGTTCTATTGATTGGGGCAATAGTTCTGGCGTCATTTCTACCGGCTACAGGCTCTGCCGGAAGCCTGCTGGCATCCGCAGGTACTATAGCCGTTGCCCTGCTCTTCTTCTTTCATGGTGCCGCGCTATCACGGGAGCAGATTGTTGCAGGTGCATCACACTGGCGATTGCACATACTGATCACGACGCTCACATTTGTCTTTTTCCCGCTGGCCGTACTCCCCATCAACGGCATGAGTAGTTTCGCACCAACGTGGATGCCGGCAGACCTGGGGCTTGGGTTTCTGTACCTGGGGGTATTGCCATCTGCCGTCTCTTCATCAATTGCCTATACAGCCATGGCCCGGGGCAATGTACCCGCAGCTATCTGCAGTGCTGCTGCATCCAATGTGTTCGGCATGATGCTGACACCTTTCCTGCTGTTATTGCTCGTGAGTTCAGCTGGTAGCGGAGATTTTGCAGTAGGCGAAGCGCTGAAAGATATCGTTTTACAATTGTTGTTACCGTTTGCAGTCGGCCATGCAATGCGCCCCGTTCTGGGAGGCTACCTGGCACGCAACGAAAGCCTGATGGCCCGATATGATAAGTGCGTTATCTGGCTGATCGTGTATTCCGCCTTCTCACATTCTGTAGAAAGTGGTCTCTGGCAGAACCTGCCTGTAAAAGCAGTTATTCTCACGATACTGATCTGCATCGGACTTCTGGCTCTGTTTATGTTCTTCGCGAGATTTCTGGTGCGGCGATTCGGGTTCAGCCTGGAAGATGAAGCAGCTGTTGTTTTCTGCGGTTCCAAAAAAAGCCTGGCTTCCGGGCTCCCTATGGCTAAAGTGCTTTTTTCCGGACACCCAGGTTTTGGCATGATCGTTTTACCGATCATGTGTTACAACCAGGTTCAGGTCATTCTCGGCGCCATTCTGGCGCAGAAATATCGTGACAAGATCGCTGAATCCAAATCAAGACAAACTGAAACAGAGTGA
- a CDS encoding molecular chaperone DnaJ — protein sequence MNCWEILGIEPTRDRQRVQDAYENQLRFASDDEAVQLKEAFREAVGEAPTETSPVVSEPGSEERELDASERQVAREVTIQVKALLNDSGRSQDAGIWKAILCEPPADQLPLRREIGRQLEPQLRPMAENGTFPGPVVRFLGEWFEWYDFQGEAAQEDERRYPEPDMEGEGTDTESPQMVNFWPAVVGWIIGLVILATIFGGMGGGG from the coding sequence ATGAATTGCTGGGAAATTCTTGGAATTGAGCCTACTCGTGATCGCCAAAGAGTTCAGGATGCCTACGAAAACCAGCTTCGTTTTGCATCGGATGATGAAGCTGTCCAGCTCAAAGAAGCATTCCGGGAAGCTGTTGGCGAGGCGCCGACAGAAACTTCTCCTGTCGTATCAGAGCCAGGTTCAGAAGAGCGAGAGCTTGATGCCTCGGAGAGACAGGTCGCCCGCGAGGTAACAATCCAGGTAAAGGCGCTTCTGAACGATTCCGGCAGAAGTCAGGATGCTGGCATATGGAAAGCTATTCTGTGCGAGCCTCCAGCCGACCAACTCCCCCTGCGACGGGAAATTGGCCGGCAGCTGGAGCCGCAGCTTCGGCCAATGGCCGAAAATGGAACCTTTCCGGGACCGGTTGTGCGTTTTCTGGGAGAGTGGTTTGAGTGGTATGACTTTCAGGGTGAAGCGGCTCAGGAAGATGAACGCCGCTACCCGGAGCCGGATATGGAAGGGGAGGGGACAGATACCGAGTCCCCGCAGATGGTTAACTTCTGGCCAGCTGTTGTTGGGTGGATTATCGGGCTTGTGATACTCGCTACTATTTTTGGCGGTATGGGCGGGGGCGGCTGA